The Anguilla anguilla isolate fAngAng1 chromosome 4, fAngAng1.pri, whole genome shotgun sequence genome has a window encoding:
- the LOC118225988 gene encoding zinc finger protein 436-like isoform X1, which translates to MDSTDDTGLEFRSTLIKSEDIEEGIERKNGYGMSREEELILSNIKEEEEEGWQRQSGEVKREAGVKDEEGDEMEQTSKTGRGLTKRTSNCKQQEEEGSSCLVTSCLLKQPRVPSLGSPVISFSKGESEVFACSQCPFIHMEEVKLHQHIEKVHPEEHSRILRSGGNGAEDPLPPSSTHEHPTPPKTLPTPTQSHTGTPGAHTCSHCGKSFRSKSRLTTHERIHTGERPYHCSQCGKGFRSVSHVRVHERIHTPELPYNCSQCGKSFRFKSRLTVHQHIHTGECPYHCSTCEKSFETKSRLTTHERTHSLVENPYHCPQCSKSFRFLSHLREHVRIHTGERPYRCSECGKTFTHSNAFNRHKRIHTGERPYHCSQCGESFTHSGSLTEHMRRHTGERPFHCSLCGQTFSHSSSLKSHERRHTGERPYHCTQCEQTFNHASSLKSHQRRHTGERPYQCTQCEKSFRFASDLTVHQRIHTGERPYQCSQCGETFSHSSSLSSHQRRHTGERPYHCSKCEKTFRFASNLTAHQHIHTGEHP; encoded by the exons ATGGACAGCACAGATGACACAGGGCTGGAGTTCAGATCCACTCTGATTAAAAGTGAAGACATAGAGGAGGGTATAGAGAGAAAGAATGGATATGGGATGAGCAGGGAGGAAGAACTCATTCTCTCCAACataaaggaagaggaggaggaaggttGGCAGAGGCAGAGTGGGGAGGTGAAGAGGGAGGCTGGTGTGAAAGATGAAGAGGGGGATGAAATGGAACAAACCTCTAAAACTGGCAGAGGGCTGACAAAAAGGACATCAAACTGCAagcaacaggaagaggagggctcATCATGTttggtcacttcctgtctgctcaAGCAGCCTAGAGTGCCCTCCCTTGGATCTCCTGTTATCTCCTTCAGTAAAG GAGAGTCTGAGGTGTTTGCCTGCTCCCAGTGCCCATTCATTCACATGGAAGAAGTGAAGCTTCACCAGCACATTGAGAAGGTTCACCCAGAGGAGCACAGCAGGATTCTGAGGTCTGGAGGAAACGGAGCAGAGGACCCACTGCCTCCCAGCAGCACACATgagcaccccacaccccctaaAACACTCCCCACCCCGACACAGTCCCACACAGGCACTCCAGGGGCCCACACCTGCTCCCACTGTGGGAAGAGCTTCAGATCTAAATCACGTCTGACGACACACGAGCGGATTCATACAGGAGAGCGCCCgtaccactgctcccagtgtgggaagggTTTCAGATCTGTATCGCACGTGAGAGTTCATGAGCGAATTCATACACCAGAACTCCCGTACAACTGctctcagtgtgggaagagcttcagGTTCAAATCGCGCTTGACGGTACACCAGCATATCCACACAGGAGAGTGCCCGTACCACTGCTCCACGTGTGAGAAGAGTTTCGAAACAAAGTCACGTCTGACCACGCACGAGCGAACCCATTCATTGGTGGAGAACCCATACCACTGCCCTCAGTGTAGCAAGAGCTTCAGGTTTTTATCACACCTGAGAGAACATGTGAGGATCCACACCGGAGAGCGCCCGTACCGCTGCTCTGAGTGTGGGAAGACCTTCACCCACTCCAATGCTTTTAACAGACACAAGCGGATTCATACAGGGGAGCGCCCCtaccactgctcccagtgtggggAGAGCTTCACTCATTCAGGGAGTCTGACAGAGCATATGCGTCGTCATACGGGAGAGCGACCATTCCACTGCTCCCTGTGTGGACAAACCTTTAGTCATTCCAGCAGTCTGAAGTCACACGAGCGTCGTCATACGGGAGAGCGCCCGTACCACTGCACCCAGTGTGAACAGACCTTCAATCATGCCAGCAGTCTGAAGTCACACCAGCGTCGCCATACGGGAGAGCGCCCATACCAGTGCACCCAGTGTGAGAAGAGCTTCAGGTTTGCATCGGACCTGACAGTACACCAGCGAATTCATACAGGAGAGCGTCCGTACcagtgctcccagtgtgggGAGACCTTCAGCCATTCCAGCAGTCTGTCATCACACCAGCGTCGTCATACAGGAGAGCGCCCGTACCACTGCTCCAAATGCGAGAAGACCTTCAGATTTGCGTCAAACCTAACAGCTCACCAGCACATTCATACAGGGGAGCACCCATAA